A region of Nakaseomyces glabratus chromosome M, complete sequence DNA encodes the following proteins:
- the MED8 gene encoding RNA polymerase II mediator complex subunit MED8 (CAGL0M05247g~Ortholog(s) have RNA polymerase II core promoter proximal region sequence-specific DNA binding, RNA polymerase II transcription corepressor activity, TBP-class protein binding, structural molecule activity) codes for MSGINGALVEDIKPDYSGVPGPALDSVRMRLAQLTHSLRRIRDDLSRADLTQWYSLQSQINVTLSQLMSVTSTLQHFEDTLDSTIVYPLPKFPTTSHESLLTTLLRKKNIPEVEEWIKDAIEASGVDTNMMRDDEIEKILEKNNEDSKWALEVFAKEFEKRESNGDTADDLDVLGNALKPVKTSVRQRAQSPFQVEDVLKYMSRGEVDRGSSSQEGLSTNNEQSGDKDIIMAD; via the coding sequence ATGTCTGGAATAAATGGAGCATTAGTGGAAGATATAAAGCCCGATTATAGTGGAGTACCCGGTCCTGCATTGGACTCGGTGAGGATGAGACTCGCCCAGTTGACACACTCGTTGCGTCGTATCCGAGACGATCTTTCAAGAGCTGATTTGACTCAGTGGTATTCTCTGCAGTCTCAGATCAATGTGACATTATCGCAGCTTATGTCTGTGACATCTACATTACAACATTTCGAAGATACACTGGACTCAACAATAGTATACCCTTTACCAAAGTTCCCTACTACATCTCATGAAAGTCTACTGACTACATTACtaagaaaaaagaacatACCTGAAGTAGAGGAATGGATTAAAGATGCCATTGAAGCTTCAGGTGTGGATACGAATATGATGCgtgatgatgaaattgagAAAATACTGGAAAAGAACAACGAGGACTCTAAATGGGCTTTAGAAGTATTTGCCAAGGAGTTTGAAAAGCGTGAATCTAATGGGGATACCGCTGACGACTTAGACGTGTTGGGGAATGCATTAAAACCTGTGAAGACGTCAGTACGACAAAGAGCACAGAGTCCATTCCAAGTCGAAGATGTCCTAAAATATATGTCAAGAGGAGAAGTTGATCGTGGTAGCAGTTCGCAGGAAGGACTTTCTACAAATAACGAACAATCTGGTGACAAAGACATCATTATGGCAGATTAA
- the AIM4 gene encoding Aim4p (CAGL0M05269g~Ortholog(s) have cytoplasm localization), producing MVHSDNNIIKDPKRNGEKPVEMILNGNRKESKRYNEQLSSLEERKQKKKLKVVQEDSAYMDQSANQTSSAGLDKDTNELGPKSIFYDPDWNPKGEAPDGFRNVPYNPKTFKRLHNQIEEDLGSLSGKLKYPE from the coding sequence ATGGTGCATtctgataataatatcattaagGACCCGAAGAGGAATGGCGAGAAACCGGTGGAGATGATTCTGAATGGTAACAGGAAAGAATCAAAACGCTACAATGAACAGCTGTCGTCattagaagaaagaaagcaaaagaagaaactaaaAGTAGTCCAGGAAGACTCAGCTTATATGGACCAGAGTGCCAATCAAACTAGCTCTGCCGGTTTAGACAAAGATACCAATGAATTAGGACCGAAGAGTATATTTTATGACCCTGACTGGAATCCCAAAGGAGAAGCACCTGATGGTTTCAGAAACGTACCTTATAATCCCAAGACATTCAAAAGGCTGCATAATCAAATAGAGGAGGATTTAGGTTCTTTATCAGGTAAGTTAAAGTATCCTGAGTAA